In Hevea brasiliensis isolate MT/VB/25A 57/8 unplaced genomic scaffold, ASM3005281v1 Scaf317, whole genome shotgun sequence, a single genomic region encodes these proteins:
- the LOC131177065 gene encoding protein Brevis radix-like 3, giving the protein MPRTKQPGDDSLSQADESGTSSIHNTKHHQAIKSLTTQLRDMALKASGAYRHCNPCTAPTTQSRFRSNWNESDAESERFRWSLRRTGSSSSTTTRTWGKEMEARLKGISSSSGEGTPNSMNGSGRRVDPPVVFVEENEPKEWVAQVEPGVLITFVSLPRGGNDLKRIRFRYALLID; this is encoded by the exons ATGCCGCGAACGAAGCAACCCGGCGATGACTCGTTGAGTCAAGCCGATGAGTCTGGCACCTCGAGCATTCATAATACCAAACACCACCAAGCGATCAAGTCCCTCACTACTCAG CTTAGGGACATGGCATTAAAGGCCTCCGGAGCATACCGGCACTGCAATCCATGCACGGCGCCAACAACTCAGAGCCGTTTCAGGAGCAACTGGAACGAGTCTGACGCAGAGTCAGAGCGATTCCGGTGGTCGTTACGCCGGACCGGAAGCTCAAGCTCGACGACGACTAGAACATGGGGGAAGGAGATGGAGGCGAGGCTGAAGGGGATATCAAGCTCGAGCGGCGAAGGGACGCCAAACTCAATGAATGGCAGTGGGCGCCGGGTCGACCCGCCCGTGGTGTTCGTCGAAGAGAACGAACCCAAGGAGTGGGTGGCCCAGGTGGAGCCCGGTGTTCTGATCACTTTCGTTTCTCTCCCGCGCGGAGGAAATGATCTCAAGCGGATACGTTTCAGGTACGCCCTCCTGATTGATTAG